A region of Parachlamydia acanthamoebae DNA encodes the following proteins:
- a CDS encoding F-box protein, protein MTVRLDPLTYLPEEMALGILTFLPIPEIARCAEVCKKWRRLASDNSLWEKMLPKAILEPGMNLREHVLKRVAKSPDEILAKMKGLVSGVQPNQGAKFVCFFPFNQNFEMVIKVNHSQAVKSDVRDFCIFTKRFSPEIPVNRFSTAKRPGETSEIKANYPLELENTCVGLDTMMKSLV, encoded by the coding sequence ATGACTGTTCGATTAGATCCTTTGACCTATTTGCCAGAAGAAATGGCTTTAGGAATTTTAACATTTTTACCAATTCCTGAAATTGCAAGATGTGCAGAGGTTTGCAAAAAATGGAGGCGGTTGGCAAGTGATAACAGCTTATGGGAAAAAATGCTTCCTAAGGCTATATTAGAGCCTGGAATGAATTTAAGGGAGCATGTTTTGAAACGGGTGGCGAAATCTCCCGATGAAATTTTAGCGAAGATGAAAGGTCTTGTCTCTGGAGTTCAACCCAATCAAGGTGCAAAATTTGTCTGTTTTTTTCCTTTTAATCAGAACTTTGAAATGGTGATCAAAGTCAATCATTCTCAAGCAGTGAAATCTGATGTGAGAGATTTTTGCATTTTTACAAAGCGCTTTTCCCCTGAGATTCCAGTGAATCGATTCTCCACAGCGAAAAGACCTGGGGAGACAAGTGAGATAAAGGCGAATTATCCGTTAGAGTTGGAGAATACGTGTGTTGGCCTTGACACAATGATGAAGTCTTTAGTTTAA
- a CDS encoding adenylate kinase, producing MNMFLVGFYSLMISLIPLTALAQTVPPVQAGRTIWILLGPPGSGKGTQAVQLSQKLHIPHISTGDLLREHIKKETSLGEKAKGYIQAGKLVPDELVMEILFERISQPDSAQGVLLDGFPRTIAQAETLEKQLKANERMVVFNLEVPDEVIVKRAEGRLTCTKGGHIFNRYFSPPKQEGICDICGGELVRRSDDDPNVVQQRLKVYHEQTAPLVEFYQKRNVLIPVNGERSPEQVFADLMNHVNTLKSQ from the coding sequence ATGAACATGTTTTTGGTAGGATTTTATTCTCTTATGATCTCTCTTATTCCTCTTACAGCACTCGCACAAACCGTGCCACCTGTGCAAGCCGGCAGAACCATTTGGATTCTTTTGGGGCCGCCCGGCTCAGGCAAAGGAACTCAGGCCGTGCAACTTTCACAAAAATTGCATATTCCCCATATTTCCACAGGGGATCTTTTGCGTGAACACATCAAAAAAGAAACGTCTTTGGGGGAAAAAGCAAAGGGATATATCCAAGCGGGAAAATTAGTGCCTGATGAATTGGTAATGGAAATTTTATTTGAGCGCATTTCCCAGCCGGACAGTGCACAAGGTGTTTTATTAGATGGCTTTCCCCGCACAATTGCTCAAGCTGAAACTCTTGAAAAGCAGCTAAAAGCGAATGAGCGCATGGTGGTGTTTAACTTAGAAGTTCCAGATGAAGTGATTGTTAAAAGAGCCGAAGGCCGCTTAACTTGCACTAAAGGCGGGCATATTTTTAATCGCTATTTTTCTCCCCCTAAGCAAGAGGGCATTTGTGATATATGTGGCGGCGAGCTTGTTCGTCGGTCAGATGACGATCCCAATGTTGTTCAACAAAGATTAAAAGTCTACCATGAGCAAACTGCTCCGTTGGTGGAGTTTTATCAGAAAAGAAACGTCTTGATTCCAGTAAATGGGGAAAGATCTCCTGAGCAAGTTTTTGCTGATCTTATGAATCATGTCAATACTTTGAAATCACAGTAG
- the tadA gene encoding tRNA adenosine(34) deaminase TadA: MSAFPFAIIPQDEDEKFMLEALKQAWKAFQAKEVPVGAILVHEGKIIARGYNQVELLHDATAHAEVLCITAGEAALSNWRLSQCKLYCTIEPCAMCAGAMLLSRVEELIWGAPDIRHGANGSWVNLLNIPHPTHQIKVKSGILKDPCALLMKQFFQIRRQENTKINGTLQSDLETD, from the coding sequence ATGTCAGCTTTTCCATTTGCAATTATTCCCCAAGATGAAGATGAAAAGTTTATGCTTGAAGCGCTAAAACAAGCGTGGAAAGCTTTTCAAGCAAAAGAGGTTCCTGTGGGAGCTATTTTGGTTCACGAAGGAAAGATCATTGCTAGGGGTTATAATCAAGTGGAATTGCTGCATGATGCAACAGCACATGCTGAAGTGTTGTGCATTACAGCAGGAGAGGCGGCACTGTCCAACTGGCGTTTGAGTCAGTGCAAGCTATATTGTACGATTGAACCTTGTGCTATGTGTGCCGGAGCTATGCTGCTTTCCCGTGTAGAAGAGTTGATTTGGGGCGCTCCTGATATTCGTCACGGGGCAAATGGAAGTTGGGTAAATCTGTTAAATATTCCACATCCAACCCATCAAATTAAAGTGAAAAGTGGTATCTTAAAAGATCCATGTGCTTTATTGATGAAACAATTTTTTCAAATACGCAGGCAGGAAAATACGAAAATCAACGGGACATTACAAAGTGATTTGGAAACAGATTGA
- a CDS encoding tetratricopeptide repeat protein: MSIHFTPSYKDGRLFFETEADKKGIKTNSFLQAVIKNIFKKIGIGKGTLTVKSPDSNQSWKLNKNSAIKWIKNNNSDIKQLEKLDNNSLIEKIAFICARKLATHEDKESLVKALGYFKKEANQADNEEIQNFLKMVVEKLAEMKDPEALAMLGNFYAQGTHGYTQSDESALKYLTQVMEKEGDEAKKLAIPGLQKLAEKKVPTALKMMGQFYIEGDYGVEKSEAKALEYLTEALKAEDTPLQKSVAQDIEKLANTGNIEATLILGQFYQKKEFNLKAIKFFKQAAEKDNIEAQYRLAQSYLDEEDLKNASYWLSKAAQSGHILAQHELGSSYEEKKDFANAFQWFLKAAKQGHSKSQVKIGGMYYEGHGVEQNYPMAEKYFLEVTKKEDSLSPQDKSSVQKAFHHLGIMHEEGSSTTPSLENAYACYEKGGHNSLLKAIEVALPIGKTALLNGDLAKAHQFLSVAVRNGNPEAEYYMGLLFFKKHDFKQSISFLKKATEKNQLDAQYLLGRILLQGEQPRAALKLFLKAAKSNHVPSKFYVGKLLLRTKSNIDSLRWLLEFEKESENLEGSDQNLRGEAQFLIANIYESRPSTQSQAIEWYQKAAESKYARAEYKLGLLHELGFEGLEKSEALAFEWYAKSAGQGYHRAIYSMGRIYEHGINGQEHSYNKAYRFYQLAAAAGNPDALNILKNLEAWIRQGLLQSKKVFLESMQITDENISFKQLNRIYKTKNLQNHPDRKKNTDTQQMSDINQARDLFVKKINTLLRLAKNPESFKDEGEVDSEGKLVFSDEPFGGKLLDMADRALQGLPIE; the protein is encoded by the coding sequence ATGTCGATTCACTTTACTCCTAGCTATAAAGACGGAAGATTATTTTTTGAGACAGAAGCTGATAAAAAGGGAATAAAAACTAACAGTTTCTTGCAAGCGGTTATAAAAAATATATTCAAAAAAATAGGAATTGGAAAAGGAACACTTACCGTCAAATCCCCAGATTCAAACCAATCATGGAAACTAAATAAAAATAGCGCAATTAAATGGATAAAAAATAATAACTCTGATATCAAACAATTAGAAAAATTAGATAATAATTCTCTGATTGAGAAAATCGCCTTTATTTGCGCAAGGAAATTAGCAACTCATGAAGATAAAGAATCCTTAGTAAAAGCTCTCGGCTATTTCAAAAAAGAAGCCAATCAAGCGGATAATGAAGAAATCCAAAATTTTCTGAAAATGGTGGTAGAAAAACTGGCCGAAATGAAAGACCCAGAAGCCTTAGCCATGTTAGGTAATTTTTATGCACAAGGAACCCATGGATACACCCAATCTGATGAAAGCGCTTTAAAGTACCTCACTCAAGTGATGGAAAAAGAAGGGGATGAAGCGAAAAAACTAGCCATTCCAGGTCTCCAAAAATTAGCTGAGAAAAAAGTTCCAACTGCATTAAAGATGATGGGGCAATTTTATATTGAAGGTGACTATGGAGTTGAAAAATCTGAAGCAAAAGCTCTGGAATACTTAACCGAAGCTTTGAAAGCAGAAGATACTCCCCTCCAAAAATCGGTCGCACAGGATATCGAAAAGCTGGCCAATACAGGAAACATTGAAGCCACATTAATTCTAGGTCAATTTTATCAAAAAAAAGAATTCAATCTCAAAGCTATCAAGTTTTTTAAACAGGCAGCTGAAAAAGATAACATTGAAGCCCAATATAGACTTGCGCAAAGCTATCTGGACGAAGAGGATTTAAAAAATGCTTCCTATTGGCTTTCGAAAGCTGCTCAGTCCGGGCACATATTAGCTCAGCATGAGCTAGGTTCTAGCTATGAAGAAAAGAAAGATTTTGCCAACGCTTTTCAATGGTTTTTAAAAGCTGCAAAACAAGGCCATTCAAAGTCACAAGTCAAAATTGGAGGGATGTATTACGAGGGCCACGGTGTCGAACAAAATTACCCCATGGCAGAAAAGTATTTCCTAGAGGTGACAAAAAAAGAAGACTCCCTATCTCCACAGGATAAATCCAGTGTTCAAAAAGCTTTTCATCACTTAGGCATAATGCATGAGGAAGGAAGTAGTACCACCCCATCACTTGAAAACGCCTATGCTTGTTACGAAAAAGGAGGACACAATTCCCTCTTAAAGGCAATAGAAGTTGCCCTTCCGATTGGCAAAACAGCTCTTTTGAATGGTGATCTTGCTAAAGCGCATCAATTTCTTTCAGTTGCGGTAAGAAACGGCAACCCTGAAGCCGAATATTATATGGGCCTTCTCTTTTTTAAAAAACATGATTTCAAACAAAGCATCTCATTTCTCAAGAAGGCCACAGAAAAAAATCAACTGGATGCTCAATATCTACTTGGACGCATTCTTTTACAAGGCGAACAACCCAGAGCAGCTTTGAAGCTGTTTTTAAAAGCTGCCAAAAGCAACCATGTCCCCTCAAAATTCTACGTTGGAAAACTTCTGCTTAGAACTAAATCTAATATTGATTCTTTAAGATGGCTTTTAGAATTTGAGAAAGAAAGCGAAAATCTTGAAGGATCTGACCAAAACCTAAGGGGTGAGGCTCAATTTTTAATTGCAAATATTTACGAAAGTCGCCCCAGCACTCAATCACAGGCCATAGAATGGTATCAAAAAGCTGCGGAATCAAAATACGCCAGAGCTGAATATAAATTGGGATTGCTTCACGAATTAGGTTTTGAAGGTTTAGAAAAATCCGAGGCCCTCGCTTTTGAATGGTATGCAAAATCGGCAGGACAAGGCTATCATCGCGCAATCTATAGCATGGGTCGCATATATGAGCACGGAATCAATGGACAGGAGCATTCCTATAATAAAGCATATCGATTTTATCAATTAGCAGCTGCAGCGGGAAACCCAGACGCCCTAAACATCTTAAAAAATTTAGAGGCTTGGATACGTCAGGGCTTACTTCAATCTAAAAAAGTGTTTTTGGAATCGATGCAAATAACCGATGAAAATATCTCATTTAAACAATTAAATCGTATCTATAAGACTAAAAACTTACAAAACCACCCCGACAGGAAGAAAAACACTGATACACAACAAATGAGTGATATCAATCAAGCTAGAGATCTTTTTGTAAAAAAGATTAACACACTTTTAAGACTAGCGAAAAATCCCGAATCCTTTAAAGATGAGGGCGAAGTTGATTCTGAGGGAAAACTTGTTTTCTCAGATGAGCCTTTTGGGGGGAAATTACTGGATATGGCCGATCGAGCTCTTCAGGGTCTACCCATTGAATAG
- a CDS encoding small basic protein, which translates to MSRHPSFGSSSKAATKRNVLKRFERIDVLRKLGRWKDGENKRVTGLPKTLIQQ; encoded by the coding sequence ATGTCTAGACACCCAAGCTTCGGCAGTTCAAGCAAAGCAGCCACTAAGCGTAACGTTCTGAAACGATTTGAAAGAATCGATGTTTTGCGTAAATTAGGCCGCTGGAAAGATGGTGAAAATAAACGTGTTACGGGTCTTCCCAAAACACTTATTCAGCAATAA
- the ybeY gene encoding rRNA maturation RNase YbeY, producing MKIRITDQQKVLKLPKTSIKKIVQEVIHLENELCHEVIIHFISDKKMRELHAQYFNDPSPTDCISFPLDGPEETHYRVLGEIFVCPETAVKYTEQHGGDPYTETALYTIHGLLHLMGYDDIKKTDQKAMRAAEKKHLEHLAALGLLLTSIQK from the coding sequence GTGAAGATACGTATCACTGATCAACAAAAAGTTCTCAAACTTCCCAAAACCTCTATCAAAAAAATTGTTCAAGAGGTTATACACCTGGAAAATGAGCTGTGCCACGAAGTCATCATCCACTTCATTTCAGACAAAAAAATGCGTGAATTGCATGCACAATATTTCAATGACCCCTCTCCAACGGACTGCATCTCCTTTCCCCTCGACGGCCCCGAAGAAACTCATTACAGAGTTTTGGGAGAAATTTTTGTCTGCCCAGAAACAGCCGTCAAATACACTGAACAGCATGGGGGAGATCCGTATACCGAAACAGCTCTGTATACAATCCACGGCCTTTTGCACCTTATGGGATATGACGACATAAAAAAAACGGACCAAAAAGCAATGAGAGCCGCAGAAAAAAAACATCTCGAGCATCTTGCTGCACTAGGCTTACTGTTAACATCTATTCAAAAGTGA
- a CDS encoding hemolysin family protein translates to MSIAITLTLSLIFLAGAFFLTALNSALRRIHKSNSEFEAISSHFFYQRFHEYAFPKQHEDALFFAVTSAQNLCRFCYAFSILLFILEAFPQSFLSLFTGNFSLFALAWIIPLVFLFLFFSFLITDYLPRILGNRFPHSMFHLSAFVSSIFLFLAFPISYVFLKFSERLSRTVYFNHLQEPATKAKQEIIQLIEESQVSPSLDLEDKKLIESVLEFKERIAREVMVPRVNIFSLPVDTTIKDAIKLLEKEGYSRIPVYRNTVDNIVGVLMYKDLMAKYMEYEQNNKNQNILDAPIETIQKNVLYSPETKKISALLQEFRKKQVHLAIIVDEYGGTEGIVTIEDILEEIVGDIADEYDDEEELFIPQPDGSWIIDARMSILDIDEQLDIKIPQEGEYDTIGGYIFHCAGSIPSKGFIIHRDNFEIEILQSNDRCVEKVKLRPIPHFKDISSTT, encoded by the coding sequence TTGTCCATTGCCATTACTTTAACTCTCTCGTTGATTTTTTTAGCCGGAGCTTTTTTTTTAACCGCTTTAAATAGCGCATTGAGACGCATTCACAAAAGTAATAGCGAGTTCGAAGCCATCTCTTCTCATTTTTTCTATCAACGCTTCCATGAATATGCGTTTCCTAAACAACATGAAGATGCGTTGTTTTTTGCTGTGACAAGCGCTCAAAATCTATGCCGCTTTTGCTATGCTTTTTCAATCCTCCTTTTCATTTTGGAAGCGTTCCCACAAAGCTTTCTCTCTTTATTTACCGGAAACTTTTCTCTTTTTGCACTTGCTTGGATTATTCCTCTTGTTTTTTTGTTTTTGTTTTTTTCCTTTCTGATCACAGATTATCTTCCACGCATATTAGGCAACCGCTTCCCTCACTCTATGTTTCATCTTAGCGCTTTTGTATCTTCGATTTTTCTCTTTCTCGCATTCCCCATTTCATATGTCTTTTTAAAATTTTCTGAGAGACTATCCCGCACGGTGTATTTTAATCATTTACAAGAGCCCGCCACCAAAGCAAAACAAGAAATCATTCAACTCATTGAAGAATCACAAGTGAGCCCCTCTCTCGATTTAGAAGATAAAAAATTGATTGAATCTGTTTTAGAATTTAAGGAACGCATCGCCAGAGAAGTCATGGTGCCACGTGTTAATATTTTTAGCCTGCCCGTTGACACCACCATTAAAGATGCCATTAAGCTTTTGGAAAAAGAAGGATACAGCCGCATCCCCGTCTATCGCAATACAGTGGATAACATTGTAGGAGTCCTCATGTATAAAGACTTAATGGCTAAATATATGGAGTATGAACAAAACAACAAAAATCAAAATATCCTTGACGCTCCTATTGAAACCATTCAAAAAAATGTCCTATACTCACCGGAAACAAAAAAAATCTCTGCGCTATTACAAGAATTTCGAAAAAAACAAGTCCACTTAGCCATTATCGTTGACGAATACGGCGGAACAGAGGGAATTGTCACCATTGAGGATATTCTTGAAGAGATCGTGGGTGATATTGCCGATGAATACGACGATGAAGAAGAGCTATTCATCCCCCAGCCAGATGGATCCTGGATTATCGACGCGCGCATGAGCATCCTTGACATTGATGAGCAATTAGATATTAAAATTCCTCAAGAAGGAGAATACGATACGATCGGTGGCTATATTTTTCATTGCGCCGGATCTATTCCTTCAAAAGGATTTATCATTCATCGCGATAATTTTGAAATTGAGATTCTGCAATCCAATGATCGATGCGTCGAAAAAGTCAAATTGCGTCCTATCCCTCATTTTAAAGATATTTCCTCTACTACATAA
- the rny gene encoding ribonuclease Y — protein MTFDSPLFVASSLFAFGICLGALIVYCIHRIKSGNYKQIAQNILHQAQQEAINLKKHAELSIKQMQLEHQREQEQTWQQERKKIQREEDRLKSREDKLETRLNLVEKKLTDIEKREAVLIGRKAQLEEEKKQLSETHQKLIHELEQLSGFTLNEAKELLMKKIDHEVKTDAANLIRRLKKEAEENAEQEARRIIATAIQRLIVPCTSETTVSTISIPNEEMKGRIIGREGRNIRALESATGVNVIIDDTPKAIVLSGFDPIRLQIAKIALSDLIADGRIHPTRIEEAVEQATLAIQKKIKQHGEDAALRAGAISLHPELILLLGKLKYRYSYGQNVLDHSLEVSHLMGMMAAELGLDIRLAKRIGLLHDIGKAVSHEYEGTHALIGRDFALKYGESQEVANGIGCHHFEIDPITIEGSLCSAADTISASRPGARIEAVEEYMKRLKKLEEIAAEFPGVEKAYALQAGKEIRVVVLPDIIDDDALLNLARDLTKRIEKELTYPGKIKVTLIREKRIIEYAA, from the coding sequence ATGACGTTTGACTCTCCCTTATTCGTGGCGTCGTCCCTTTTTGCTTTTGGGATATGCCTGGGTGCTCTAATTGTTTATTGCATCCATCGCATAAAATCAGGAAATTACAAGCAAATCGCTCAAAATATTCTCCACCAGGCCCAGCAAGAAGCAATCAACCTAAAAAAACATGCAGAACTCTCGATTAAACAAATGCAACTAGAGCATCAGCGCGAACAAGAACAGACTTGGCAACAAGAAAGAAAAAAAATTCAACGCGAAGAAGATCGTTTAAAATCCAGAGAAGATAAACTGGAGACCCGCTTGAATTTGGTTGAAAAGAAGCTAACTGACATTGAAAAACGAGAAGCTGTTTTAATTGGAAGAAAAGCCCAATTAGAAGAAGAAAAAAAACAGCTGAGCGAAACCCATCAAAAACTCATACATGAACTAGAGCAGCTCTCCGGCTTTACTTTGAATGAAGCAAAAGAACTGCTTATGAAAAAGATTGATCATGAGGTCAAAACAGATGCAGCCAATCTGATTCGTCGCTTAAAAAAAGAAGCGGAAGAAAATGCAGAACAAGAAGCAAGGCGCATCATTGCAACAGCCATCCAACGCCTAATTGTTCCTTGCACCTCCGAAACAACCGTCAGCACCATTTCAATCCCAAATGAAGAGATGAAAGGAAGAATCATTGGACGCGAAGGGAGAAATATCCGCGCCCTTGAAAGCGCAACAGGAGTCAATGTCATTATCGATGACACCCCCAAGGCAATTGTCCTATCGGGCTTTGATCCAATTCGCCTTCAAATTGCCAAAATAGCCTTGTCCGATTTAATTGCCGATGGACGAATCCACCCAACACGCATCGAAGAGGCTGTTGAACAAGCTACCCTAGCCATACAAAAGAAAATTAAACAACACGGGGAAGATGCCGCCCTTCGAGCGGGAGCGATCTCTCTTCATCCTGAACTAATTTTACTTCTAGGCAAATTAAAATATCGCTATAGCTATGGGCAAAACGTTTTAGATCATTCCTTAGAAGTCTCCCATTTAATGGGCATGATGGCTGCAGAACTCGGACTGGATATCCGTTTAGCTAAAAGGATTGGACTTTTACATGATATTGGCAAAGCTGTTTCCCACGAATACGAAGGCACACATGCCCTCATTGGACGTGACTTTGCATTAAAATATGGAGAGAGCCAAGAAGTTGCCAATGGAATTGGTTGCCACCACTTCGAAATTGACCCTATCACAATTGAAGGAAGCCTTTGCAGCGCGGCTGATACAATCTCTGCTTCCCGGCCAGGTGCCAGAATTGAAGCGGTAGAAGAATACATGAAACGGTTAAAAAAATTAGAGGAGATTGCGGCTGAATTTCCAGGTGTTGAAAAAGCTTACGCTTTACAGGCTGGCAAAGAAATTCGCGTAGTCGTTCTTCCAGACATCATCGATGATGATGCCCTTCTGAATTTGGCCAGAGATCTTACAAAGAGAATTGAAAAAGAACTAACTTACCCCGGGAAAATTAAAGTCACCCTCATTCGTGAAAAAAGAATTATCGAATACGCAGCGTAA